The Toxotes jaculatrix isolate fToxJac2 chromosome 14, fToxJac2.pri, whole genome shotgun sequence genomic interval GAAAGAAATTTCAGTTATAgagcaaacaaaacatgaagCTACTGCATGATGAGTTTGTGAGTGAAGAGACTCAAGTCAGAACCAGGTCAGTGGGTTTTCCTGGTTCTAGACGAAGCAGCTCACCAGGACGTGCCAGACGTTCTCATTGGCTCCCTGGTAGCTACAGAAGCGAACGCTGGCACCCAGCAGGCCCTGTCCTCCCCACATGTTACTGGGCACCACCTCCAGCTCTCGAACCCTTGTGCTTTTAGTGCTGTACACCTCCATCTTCACTGCTCTCTCCATGTTGGCCTTTAGGAGCTCCTTCAGCTGGTCATTTTCCTCATTCTGGCATACAGTAATAAAAAGGATCAAAAGTCAAACTATTTATGGTACTGTAGCTACACGGTGGGGGGTAAGCTTCTGGTGTTAAAGTTCCTGGATGTCTTGGTACCTTTTGTTGATGACCATCTTGTGCTCAGTGACTAGTAAAGTCAGTGCTAATTAAAATATAATCAATACACTTACAAGTCTTTTACTGTCCAGAGACAGAATGAAGTCAAAGAAGGGCTGCAGTCCGGCCTTTTCTGCAGGGGAATTTGGCTGCACCTGTAAAAACCCACACAACCATTTTGATAACTTGTGATTGATTGCTTGTAATTATGCTGttcaaatattatttattaatttcaaaACGTGTTTTAGAGATTATAAATCACGGCCCATTTCAGAAGCATGAACCACTTAATGTTTGGCACTTTCTCTGGATCTCTCTCGATCGATTTATCAGTTAGTCGAGTAATCATTCCAGCACCAGTGTACTGTAACGTTAATGTACAATCGTTACGGTTTTCCAGCTTGAAAAGGCTGAAGTCATGGGACAGTAAAAGTTACCTTCTATAATTCACCATAGTATTCAGAGTATTTGCTACAGGCATTCATGTTGGATTTAGCgtctttgatttaaaaacaatgttGGGCACCGTAATAGCCGAGATTCAGGATTGACGACTGGTGGAAGACTTTCTTTGTGACAAGATACAGTCGGAATTCAAGCTTATTTCTTCAAACAATGAATAACCCAGTAAAGGCCACTGTTACATAACTGTGTCCACGTGGAATAACAGGTAATCAGTGCCACCTCGTCAAGTTTTACCGGTGGGTCTTCAGCAGCTAGTTATCTGTTAGCATAAGGTAACGTTTCAAGATAAGCTGCTCTAACACGCTGCTCTAAAGCTGAatcattttaaagccttacaCCGTGCACATGGTATCCATACGTCCCTCCTTCGGACACTTCTGAACTCTGCGATAACCCCATTTCTTACAGTACTTTTTCGAATATTAATATCATGAGAAAACAAGAGTCTGAGAATTATCACGGCTGACAGTTGGCGGCCATCTTGTCTGCAGCCCAACACAATCGAACACCGCTACCATCGAACACGTGACcgtgtcttatacagtctatggacCGTGCTCAGTCTTCCCAGCGCGCGCGCACGAAGTAGGTTTAGAAGCAAGTGCAGTGACCTAAAACAGGCCAAatgtttgtaaaaacaaaatttaatgaAACAACAAATAGTGTGTGCTCCAACACAGCCccttaaaaccttaaaaaccTTCTGAAATATACTTTGTTGTCAGCGATACAGCTTCTATggaaatcagaatcagaataactttattaacgttattaatccccgtagggaaagtACTATGAGTAAAAACTAATTCCTTTTCTATACATCCCAGCTGATTTGAGACTTTATGCCGGCATCAGTATGATGTTGAGGTTTATTCATATTTGGGTTGAGCAAAGGAACCGGAAAACAACACATACGTGTGTTTTGACTGTATAAGGTTggataaaacagattttaaaaaaaaggaagttcatttttgttatgttgtgcttttatttttggaaaCCCTAATAATTGAGATTTACTACCGGGAGCGTGTTTTCATGGTGAGAATGCAGCCACAGATCAACAGtagtagttttattttattatgcattttattttaactgcaTTAGCCAACAGTCATTTGATGTGGAAATATTGGCAAGATTaaattgtaaatatatttcCTAAATTTATTATGGGAGGGTCCTAGTGCTCTTCACTGTATAATGGTACCTTGTAGAGAATGTAGATAGACATGGCAGGTGGGAAATCAGGGTAATGTGTCAGAGAGACGGAGTAAGGTTGGGCATCACCTCTGTTGCCTGAATCTGTTGCACCCGTGAAACTGCTTTTGATGTCCTGCCTGCTACAGTTTCAGGTTCCATTGTCATGGTATTGTGTATACCTGCTCATTGGAACACCTTACTGGGACACCTTATGGAGCTCAGCCATCCTAAATGTGATTAGTTATACCTGTGCTTTCCCTGTAATGAAGAGTAACAACTGCTTCTGTGAAAAAGGGCTACGACTGTATTAAAGTCCAGTAATCAGTCTACTTTTAATAAAACTGACTATAAATCAGTAATGTCAATAATGTTTTGCAGCATTTCCCAAATCACTAGACTGAGTTAGAGCCTGGAGAGTAAACTTAATCTATAAATAATTGTGAATGTTGATGTCTGCACAGTCTTGGTTTCTTTACATTTCCTAAGAACTGATGATTGATACAAAATTACCAGTCAAACAAATCAAGAAtcaatgaataataaataaaaaatattttattactcCAATACAGAGATTCTAAACATATTGTGAAACATATAAAGGATAATCCACAATGATCCAGGCAGTTATTAAAACTAATTCACAAAATGAAGGCTGAAACCAGTGTGAGTCAGAGTGGATTATCCTGCTTACATCACAGCCAGCAACCAGAAAAATACAGGTGTTTTTATTGATATCTTGGGGGAAACATGGCCGTGAAATGGGCACTCTGCATTGACTCTGTGTATAGCTTCGTTAACTTTGGGTAacgttatttttaaaaatgatgcaTTACCCTCCATTCATCAGAATCCAATATTCTCAATGGCCATGTTTCAAGAAGAAATTAAATAACATGTCATTATAtagattcattaaaaaaaaaaaaaaagaacaggacaTATATTAGGTTACTCAGGTGTGGTTCCTCTGAAACAAAGGCAAATGAATTTTAGGCAATAGAAAAAATATACAGcatggaaaaaatattttatcaatCATTTTTTGTACGTTAAAATATTCTTACAAATATATAAAAGCAGTGCTCTTTACATATAATTCTCTCACGTAGCTTCTTCTTCCTACAAGAGCTCCTCAAACCACCTATAAAAACTGATTATCTGTGACTGAATAAACCTGCTCTGGGCTCGGTTCAGTCAGGCCGATCAAAGACTCCAGGAGGTAGGTGCTCGACTCGTACTGTGGCAGAATGGCAGAGCTAAACAGCTGGAGATGGCAAACGCTGTCTGGATGTCTGTGTCCTTTAAAAGAGCTGTGCAGTGGTCCAGAAGGATAGTCACTGTCGAAGAACTCCAGGTCGGAGTCAGAGGACAGACTCAGGTCCATGTACCTGCCTGAGGAATAGTCcacagagggggagggggtgcTGGGGAAGCCCTCGAGAGAGTCATTGTCAAATAAGTCTCTGGCTTGGTTTGCATTCTCACTGAGATAATCTGTCAGCGAGGTCCTGCTCAtattgtctgtgaatgtgttggCTGTAAGTGGTCCCgtgctgtcagtagttgtgctgtgtgtggcgGAGTTGCCGCTGTGCTGTGTCAGCGGTTCTCCTATGTGCCTCAGTTGACTGCACACAGAGTAGTTATTATTTTCAGAGTCACAGTTCCTTAGGGAACAGGGCAACCCTCCGTCCACTTCAGGGAGATTCTGACTCCCAGTGAGGCATCCTCCAGCAtcagagtcagaggaggagcaggaggtttCCGTCATgtcgctgctgcagctgttctcCTCCACTGCTAACCGCTCTGGGATGAAATGGAAGGAAGGAGTGGGAGGCAGGGTGAGAGAAGGACCGTCTTCCTCCATGGTGAAAGCAAAGGGGCAGTTCTTGTCCTGTGCATCCTGCACCGCATGAGCCTCATCCTGGTCCTTGTGCTCTACAAGGTCCTCTGGAAGCTCTGTCTGGTCCTCTTGGCTCAGTGTTTCTTCTTGCAGCCGTCGCTCCAGTTCGAGCCTCATGACAGTGTGGATGTAATGGGTCTGCACACGTCTGGAGTCGAACTCAATTCGTCCCTGAGTGTTTCCACAGCCGTCCTTAGTGCAGCCACATGGGAAGTTGAAGCGGTCCACCTGTGGGGGTGAAAgaaagcaggaggagaaaatgagtgTTGTGGGTACTCAAATCAGGACATCAGGTTCTGAAGTTTATCACTGAAAGACAAATGCAAGTAAAGTGAGTTTTTGGCTGAtaaatcatttgtcattttaattggATGTTAGTAAGGAACCACTGGTCTAATACACCAATATACAACATATTACACTAAAAGGATTGATACCATAGTATAAACAATATGGTAAAATCTCTAATGTCAGATAAATTGATATTTCTTTACAGTATATATCAATATATTGCTTTCTGCTAAGCAGCAAAGATAAACGTTACTTTACTCTCTTCCCTAAACGTTCCTCTAACATGTGACTGATTTACATGTGAGATGCTTGACCAGCTCCAACTACAATTTCACATTCAAATTTGTCCACATTTCAGGTGCAGACGATGAAACACCAAACCTCTGCACTGCACGATGTGTCAGAGTGACTTGTCACGGCCAAATCAAGTTTAAAATCAGCCCTCGTGTTATTCAGTGTGTTCTAAGTGGAAGtaattgtatgtatgtatgcataagAGCCATACCTGGCACTTGATGCCTGCCAGACTACATGCACAGGTCTCTGGCTCACAGAAGCCT includes:
- the LOC121193758 gene encoding cysteine/serine-rich nuclear protein 1-like codes for the protein MYINHHSQTMRGILKRKFAEVDDNSCYSSSSSPPSSLSSPASSEWESDGESSSSDNQDFTPHSCSSPTSLPIRAILKGSKLGGAQSNVHFDQVTVFSFPRCQGFTSVPRHGGATLGMVRQHSTLQKYTVAEHAVEQRHRRRERLRERLREERFKALKHKLITSGALDQRGADRLTVDQIPDDNSDIHISDAELKDGGFLQPYSFKQRQALLQAAGVKRIDREEKRQLHALRLSREACGCDCQGFCEPETCACSLAGIKCQVDRFNFPCGCTKDGCGNTQGRIEFDSRRVQTHYIHTVMRLELERRLQEETLSQEDQTELPEDLVEHKDQDEAHAVQDAQDKNCPFAFTMEEDGPSLTLPPTPSFHFIPERLAVEENSCSSDMTETSCSSSDSDAGGCLTGSQNLPEVDGGLPCSLRNCDSENNNYSVCSQLRHIGEPLTQHSGNSATHSTTTDSTGPLTANTFTDNMSRTSLTDYLSENANQARDLFDNDSLEGFPSTPSPSVDYSSGRYMDLSLSSDSDLEFFDSDYPSGPLHSSFKGHRHPDSVCHLQLFSSAILPQYESSTYLLESLIGLTEPSPEQVYSVTDNQFL